The following proteins are co-located in the Chryseobacterium daecheongense genome:
- a CDS encoding DUF5690 family protein, which yields MVTLKAAFSAFGVYFCMYGFRKPFTVASFEGLAYFGVDYKVLIIIAQVMGYFISKFVGIRFISELKPAKRTFYLLSFIAIAELALLGFAICPAPYNIIFMFINGFPLGLIWGIVFSYIEGRKTTEIIGLFLCSSFVVSSGFTKSVGKFIMDTFGVSEFWMPFTAGLVFIIPLVIFGIMLNKIPKPSAEDILLKNKRQPLDKPARRALIRRFFIPMMCITIVYISLTILRDFRDNFNREIWDALSFTTDSSVFTLTEIPIAIVVLLILSLMVRVKNNKKAFAYYHYILFAGILTVGFSTYFFQHHMMSPFLWMMVSGMGMYLCYIPFNGIYFDRMIAAFEIKGNVGFLIYFVDSFGYLGSVLILLYKNFGSSKTTWLNFYIHLNYFIVITVLISSVIAFLAFKKKSKPKLNKNQYIHFDASKMV from the coding sequence ATGGTAACACTGAAGGCAGCATTTTCTGCTTTCGGTGTTTACTTCTGCATGTACGGATTCCGAAAGCCTTTTACGGTAGCTTCATTCGAAGGCCTTGCATACTTCGGAGTGGATTATAAGGTCCTGATAATCATTGCCCAGGTTATGGGATATTTTATTTCAAAATTTGTTGGAATCCGATTTATTTCTGAACTAAAACCCGCGAAAAGAACCTTCTATCTGTTGAGCTTTATTGCTATTGCAGAGCTTGCATTACTGGGTTTTGCAATCTGCCCGGCACCTTACAACATTATTTTTATGTTCATTAACGGTTTTCCGTTAGGATTGATCTGGGGAATTGTTTTTTCCTATATTGAAGGAAGAAAAACGACGGAGATCATAGGCTTGTTTTTATGCTCAAGCTTTGTCGTTTCGTCCGGGTTTACCAAATCTGTCGGAAAATTTATAATGGATACGTTTGGTGTTTCAGAATTCTGGATGCCTTTTACAGCGGGATTGGTTTTTATTATTCCTTTGGTCATTTTCGGCATCATGCTAAATAAAATTCCCAAGCCATCAGCAGAGGACATTTTATTAAAGAATAAAAGACAACCATTAGACAAGCCTGCAAGAAGGGCATTAATCCGCCGTTTCTTCATTCCTATGATGTGCATTACTATTGTGTATATCAGTTTAACCATTCTCCGGGATTTCAGAGACAATTTCAACCGTGAGATATGGGATGCCCTTAGCTTTACAACAGACAGCTCTGTTTTTACTCTGACGGAAATTCCGATCGCCATTGTAGTGCTTTTAATTTTAAGTCTTATGGTAAGGGTAAAAAACAATAAAAAAGCTTTTGCCTATTATCATTACATTCTTTTTGCGGGAATACTAACGGTAGGATTTTCAACGTATTTCTTTCAGCATCATATGATGTCTCCGTTTCTATGGATGATGGTCTCCGGAATGGGAATGTATCTTTGCTATATTCCATTCAACGGAATTTATTTTGACAGGATGATTGCGGCCTTTGAAATCAAAGGAAATGTAGGGTTTCTGATTTATTTTGTAGATTCATTTGGTTATCTGGGCAGCGTTCTGATCTTACTTTATAAGAATTTCGGATCTTCCAAAACAACATGGCTGAATTTTTATATTCACCTCAACTATTTCATCGTAATTACGGTTTTGATTTCTTCAGTGATTGCTTTCCTAGCTTTCAAAAAAAAATCCAAACCTAAACTAAATAAAAATCAATACATCCATTTCGATGCTTCGAAAATGGTTTAA
- a CDS encoding helix-turn-helix domain-containing protein, with protein sequence MNDFLIGIGKRLKDIRKKNNLTINELAFKANVSNGLVSRIENGRTIPSLPVLLDLIQSLEIDASFFFEGVEKKSNAKFIYLPKDSQQLIEKEVEAEGFKYVHIFSKSLHSLGFEAVLLTLEPNSKREKVITDAWEFKYILKGEVKYLIDNEEVILHEGDSLYFNGKLPHVPVSISNESCIMLVLYFYSDK encoded by the coding sequence ATGAATGATTTTTTAATAGGAATAGGCAAAAGATTAAAAGATATTAGAAAGAAAAATAATTTAACCATCAACGAGCTGGCCTTTAAAGCCAATGTAAGCAATGGACTTGTGTCCAGGATTGAAAATGGGAGAACAATTCCTTCTCTTCCGGTTTTGTTGGACCTCATCCAGTCTTTGGAAATCGATGCCAGTTTTTTCTTCGAAGGCGTTGAAAAAAAATCAAATGCCAAATTCATCTATCTTCCTAAAGACAGTCAGCAACTTATAGAAAAGGAAGTAGAAGCGGAAGGCTTTAAATATGTTCATATTTTCAGTAAAAGTCTTCATTCTCTGGGCTTTGAAGCGGTTTTATTAACCCTTGAACCTAATTCCAAAAGAGAAAAAGTAATTACGGATGCCTGGGAATTCAAGTATATCCTGAAAGGAGAAGTAAAATACCTCATAGATAATGAAGAAGTCATTCTACATGAAGGCGATTCTCTATATTTTAACGGGAAGTTACCTCACGTTCCTGTAAGTATCAGCAATGAAAGCTGTATTATGCTGGTCCTTTATTTTTACTCAGATAAGTAA
- a CDS encoding HAMP domain-containing sensor histidine kinase — protein sequence MFNKVVTTQTKTMILLMVVFTTIILLFGGLVYFSIVNFSHQRFYELLKIRTTTIVQIEKGKEHLDLPENYILNSLNDEELPMEKDYVFMVPADSNFRKISQEVHIPDTFFKNIMKKGEDNYNDKEFYYIGQSFRFHDKDYIAIASAKNHYLIYYLGFLKRTLVTCIILSLFFSMIFSFYLSKNLFKPILKITGKVKEISSENLHLRLESHPDNKELNELADTFNDMLNRIETSFETQNHLIGNVSHELRTPLTSIMGEADVALSINRTAEEYKETLEIILDEAEKLDKKIKALLMIAQTGFDGKIQKIDKVRIDQLLWDVIETLRRIDTRNNIYLDISMLPENPKKLKVQGNEQLLHLAVANIINNGCKYSNFQQVKVSLGATDTDVYIIIKDNGIGIPQEEMNKIYDPFFRASNTKNYEGYGIGLPLARNIVRMHHGELIVSSHENQGTTVQLRFPNFYVMQAENQGLGAKS from the coding sequence ATGTTTAATAAAGTTGTTACTACCCAAACCAAAACAATGATACTTTTAATGGTGGTTTTTACTACCATTATATTACTGTTTGGAGGGCTGGTGTACTTCTCTATTGTCAATTTTTCACATCAGAGGTTTTATGAATTGCTTAAAATCCGGACAACAACGATAGTACAAATCGAAAAAGGAAAAGAACATCTGGACCTTCCGGAAAACTACATCCTGAACAGCCTGAATGACGAAGAGCTTCCCATGGAAAAGGACTATGTATTTATGGTTCCTGCAGATTCCAATTTCAGGAAGATATCCCAGGAAGTTCATATTCCGGATACCTTTTTCAAGAACATCATGAAAAAAGGGGAGGATAATTATAATGATAAAGAGTTTTATTATATAGGACAGTCATTCAGATTTCATGATAAAGATTATATAGCAATAGCTTCTGCGAAAAACCATTACCTGATTTATTATCTGGGATTCCTTAAGAGGACATTGGTTACCTGTATTATCCTTTCTTTGTTCTTCAGCATGATCTTTTCTTTTTATTTATCTAAAAATTTATTCAAACCTATTTTAAAAATTACAGGGAAAGTAAAAGAGATCAGTTCGGAGAATCTTCACTTAAGATTGGAGTCCCATCCCGATAATAAAGAATTGAATGAACTGGCAGATACTTTCAATGATATGCTCAACAGGATTGAAACTTCATTTGAAACCCAGAATCATCTGATCGGAAATGTTTCACATGAATTGAGAACTCCGCTTACTTCTATTATGGGAGAAGCAGATGTTGCTCTCTCAATCAACAGAACCGCCGAAGAATATAAAGAAACACTGGAGATCATTCTCGATGAAGCCGAAAAACTGGATAAGAAAATCAAAGCCTTGCTTATGATTGCTCAAACCGGATTTGATGGTAAGATCCAAAAGATAGATAAAGTAAGGATCGATCAGCTCCTTTGGGATGTTATTGAAACCCTTAGAAGGATTGATACGAGGAATAATATTTATTTGGATATCAGTATGTTGCCGGAAAATCCAAAGAAGCTGAAAGTTCAGGGTAATGAGCAATTGTTGCATCTTGCTGTAGCCAATATCATCAATAACGGGTGTAAATATTCCAATTTCCAGCAGGTAAAGGTTTCTTTAGGCGCCACGGATACCGATGTTTATATTATTATAAAGGATAATGGTATCGGAATTCCTCAGGAAGAAATGAATAAAATCTACGACCCGTTCTTCAGAGCCTCTAACACGAAAAACTATGAGGGCTATGGAATCGGCTTACCACTGGCAAGAAATATTGTAAGAATGCATCACGGAGAACTGATTGTAAGCTCTCATGAAAATCAGGGGACTACCGTCCAGCTTCGTTTTCCTAATTTCTATGTGATGCAGGCAGAAAACCAGGGATTGGGGGCGAAATCTTAA
- a CDS encoding rhomboid family intramembrane serine protease gives MFNNIPPITRNIIIINIVVFIISYIFPQLYNTLSAYYPFSPNFRSWQIITHMFMHGGLMHILFNMLTLWSFGPILEQSLGERKYLILYFVSGLGAFFLFNLWNFIEIQQITSSLESLGLNAAEIYKKAAIGYTGDMNISATTEEGKELSQSLYNALRTPMVGASGAIFGVIAAFATLYPDSKIGIMFIPVPVKVKYLLPILLVISIYLGVSGNVGGIAHFAHVGGAIVGFLLALLWKKHLYRFR, from the coding sequence ATGTTTAACAATATACCACCGATTACAAGAAATATAATTATAATAAATATTGTTGTATTTATTATATCCTATATTTTTCCACAACTGTATAATACACTTTCTGCGTATTATCCTTTTTCTCCCAACTTTAGGTCCTGGCAGATCATCACCCATATGTTTATGCACGGAGGATTGATGCATATTTTATTTAATATGCTGACTTTGTGGAGTTTTGGGCCTATATTGGAACAGTCTTTAGGTGAAAGAAAGTATCTGATCCTCTATTTTGTAAGTGGTTTGGGTGCATTTTTCTTATTCAATCTTTGGAATTTTATAGAAATTCAGCAGATTACCTCCAGCCTGGAAAGCTTAGGATTAAATGCGGCTGAAATTTATAAGAAAGCGGCAATAGGATATACAGGAGACATGAATATAAGTGCTACGACAGAAGAAGGAAAGGAGCTTTCCCAAAGTCTTTATAATGCACTAAGGACTCCTATGGTCGGTGCTTCGGGAGCCATATTTGGAGTTATTGCTGCTTTTGCTACCCTTTATCCGGATTCAAAGATCGGGATTATGTTTATTCCGGTTCCTGTTAAAGTTAAATACCTTTTACCCATACTACTTGTTATTTCAATTTACTTAGGGGTTTCAGGAAATGTAGGAGGTATTGCCCATTTTGCGCACGTGGGAGGGGCTATTGTAGGCTTTCTCCTGGCTTTACTATGGAAAAAGCATTTGTATAGATTCCGTTAA
- a CDS encoding TonB-dependent receptor, with the protein MKTRLKKLLPLMFLCFIGWASAQKQTITGVVSDENQPLPGATIKIKGLSKNMVTDIDGKFTINDLKAGEYNLQISYIGYESTTLPVSIQSEENTDLGIIRLQQKHKNIDEVIVTATLKNSEARALNLQKNAINMTNVIASDGIGKLPDRNAAETVQRVQGVSIERDQGEGRFVSIRGLPPFWASTTINGNRLPTAEEETTSRATAFDFFPTELISYVHVNKSFTPDMEADGIGGGVNFITKTPPMKQELKITVGSGYNAKSDKGVYNLGLLYGGRTKDKKLGYLFNIAHFTRNWSTDNFEARRSGDQGVFRLELRDYNGVRKTTGINTAFEYVLSPKSTLYLKGMYGTLADDETHYKHRIRFDKFSSANNTARVELQNIHNLLITQLTSVSLGGIHQLNKGKIDWDLSYYDNRFKYGNIPDKQNNSYYVIKYTQSGVGIDPNYIADRGNGPRAYWKADGGKLDYKDPDALFGFYSDPNFKMDASQMRFTDLEFYKVFVEEKDKIVAAFNHEIYASDKLTFKYGFKYRDKERNAKFSDIFYSWNNGTAPLLSDYGQYITTQPNGPKYLSEMNAHIGNSLGPVLSTTGMDQFWFQNQGNLKINPADSESLEYNKALGRNFDVFEKHADAYGMGTYKLNDKITILGGIRLSNTNTKVKGYNVIDDKLVPVEDTKKYLAVLPMLHIKYALNDKTNFRFAATRTFSRPNFGDLTPGGTYIEADNEFKGGNPNLNPTYSLNIDLMGEYYFSNVGILSGGIFYKSITDPIFQDSFVGSYNGNPGVQFTAPNNGKTASLGGLELGLNRRFDFLPGFLQYFGTQLNATFMTSKMEKPSGRKVALPYQAKELYNIQLFFEKKGFNARLAYNYKGKYAVEYAEDDINDTYYGKYSSLDFGGSYQFTKFLTLYADVNNILNKPLIYHFGKNENRPEQVEYYGVRFNMGIKLNF; encoded by the coding sequence ATGAAAACAAGATTGAAGAAATTACTCCCCCTTATGTTTCTTTGTTTCATTGGATGGGCATCCGCCCAAAAACAAACGATTACGGGAGTTGTATCTGACGAGAATCAACCTCTTCCCGGAGCCACGATCAAAATAAAAGGATTATCTAAAAATATGGTTACCGATATTGATGGTAAATTCACCATTAATGATCTTAAGGCAGGTGAATATAATTTGCAGATAAGCTATATAGGATATGAAAGCACTACTCTTCCTGTAAGCATTCAATCCGAAGAAAATACTGATCTGGGCATAATCCGATTACAACAAAAACATAAAAATATTGACGAAGTAATTGTTACCGCCACATTAAAAAACAGCGAAGCAAGAGCTTTAAATCTTCAAAAGAATGCAATCAACATGACCAATGTAATTGCTTCGGATGGTATCGGAAAACTTCCGGACAGAAATGCCGCAGAAACCGTTCAACGGGTCCAAGGTGTTTCTATTGAAAGAGACCAGGGAGAAGGACGATTTGTGTCTATACGGGGACTTCCTCCGTTCTGGGCTTCAACAACGATTAATGGAAACAGGCTTCCAACGGCAGAGGAAGAAACCACTTCAAGAGCAACTGCTTTTGATTTCTTCCCAACAGAACTCATTTCTTACGTGCATGTCAATAAATCTTTTACTCCGGATATGGAAGCTGATGGAATAGGAGGCGGTGTGAATTTTATTACCAAAACCCCTCCTATGAAACAAGAGCTAAAGATCACGGTTGGAAGCGGTTACAATGCAAAATCGGACAAGGGAGTTTATAATCTGGGCTTATTGTACGGAGGAAGAACAAAGGATAAAAAGCTGGGATACCTTTTCAATATTGCCCACTTTACGAGAAACTGGTCTACAGATAATTTTGAGGCGAGAAGAAGTGGTGACCAGGGAGTCTTCAGATTGGAGTTGCGGGATTACAATGGGGTAAGAAAGACCACGGGGATCAATACAGCTTTCGAATACGTGTTGTCTCCAAAGAGCACTCTTTATTTAAAAGGAATGTACGGAACGTTAGCAGATGATGAAACCCACTACAAGCACAGAATAAGATTCGATAAATTCAGTTCTGCCAACAATACGGCAAGAGTGGAATTACAGAATATCCATAATCTTCTGATTACGCAGCTAACCTCTGTGTCTCTGGGAGGGATCCATCAATTGAATAAAGGAAAAATAGATTGGGACTTGTCCTACTATGATAACCGGTTCAAATATGGAAACATTCCGGACAAACAAAACAATTCTTATTATGTGATCAAATACACTCAGTCCGGAGTTGGCATTGATCCTAATTATATTGCAGATCGCGGAAATGGGCCTAGAGCGTATTGGAAAGCCGATGGCGGAAAATTGGATTATAAAGATCCTGATGCATTATTTGGGTTCTACAGTGACCCTAATTTCAAAATGGATGCTTCTCAAATGAGATTCACAGATCTTGAATTCTACAAAGTTTTTGTTGAAGAAAAAGACAAAATTGTAGCGGCCTTCAACCATGAGATTTACGCCTCGGATAAACTGACCTTCAAGTATGGTTTTAAATACAGGGATAAAGAGCGTAATGCAAAATTTTCAGATATTTTCTATAGCTGGAACAACGGAACAGCTCCCCTCCTTTCTGACTACGGGCAATACATTACTACGCAGCCTAACGGTCCAAAATATTTAAGTGAAATGAATGCCCATATTGGCAACAGTCTCGGTCCCGTTTTATCGACTACCGGAATGGACCAGTTCTGGTTCCAGAATCAGGGAAATTTAAAAATAAATCCCGCAGATTCCGAATCTTTGGAATACAATAAAGCATTGGGTAGAAACTTCGATGTATTTGAAAAACATGCCGACGCATATGGAATGGGAACATATAAACTGAATGATAAAATTACAATATTGGGAGGAATCAGGTTGTCTAATACCAATACGAAGGTAAAAGGTTATAACGTAATTGATGATAAACTGGTTCCGGTAGAAGATACTAAAAAATACCTGGCCGTTTTACCCATGCTACACATCAAGTATGCATTAAACGACAAAACAAATTTTCGTTTTGCAGCAACAAGAACTTTTTCAAGACCCAATTTCGGGGACCTGACACCTGGAGGAACTTATATTGAGGCCGACAACGAGTTTAAAGGAGGAAATCCTAATCTTAATCCGACGTATTCGTTAAACATTGATCTGATGGGAGAATACTATTTCTCCAATGTAGGTATTTTAAGCGGAGGGATCTTTTACAAATCCATCACAGACCCCATTTTCCAGGATTCTTTTGTAGGTTCATATAATGGAAATCCGGGAGTTCAGTTTACAGCACCCAATAATGGAAAAACAGCGTCATTGGGAGGTCTTGAGCTTGGCCTGAACAGAAGATTCGACTTCCTTCCGGGATTCCTGCAATATTTCGGAACACAGCTAAACGCTACTTTCATGACTTCAAAAATGGAGAAACCCAGTGGTAGAAAGGTTGCCCTTCCTTATCAGGCAAAAGAACTATACAACATACAGTTATTCTTCGAAAAAAAGGGATTCAATGCAAGACTGGCGTATAACTATAAAGGAAAATACGCCGTGGAATACGCTGAAGATGATATCAATGACACGTACTATGGAAAGTACAGCAGCTTAGATTTTGGAGGATCTTATCAGTTTACAAAATTTCTGACGCTGTATGCAGATGTAAATAACATCCTGAATAAGCCTTTGATCTATCATTTCGGAAAGAATGAAAATCGCCCTGAACAGGTGGAATATTATGGTGTAAGGTTCAATATGGGAATTAAACTTAACTTCTAG
- a CDS encoding YoaK family protein: MLRNYSNSRTLGDNIRLGTLTAFTAGTINIASLLIFLSFTSNVTGHYAIFAAEISKGNWTQVAVVGAWIFLFFFGSFVANFFVINFNKKSKYFAHAMPIVLEIMCLLFVGIYGQVFYRKTVEETEYLVALMLFATGLQNGLTASISNFSVKTTHLTGTTTDLGILASMFTQKKYRRNPELIARAKLLSSIMLAYVLGAVFSGLTYYYLEFRVFYVISICLLVVIGYDFYTIHVRHFNTRYRYSKIYKKPSLLANLYDKIHGKSKTKEKRRLVFDD; encoded by the coding sequence ATGTTAAGAAATTATAGTAACAGCAGGACATTGGGAGACAACATCAGGTTGGGGACGCTGACGGCCTTTACGGCGGGAACTATAAATATAGCATCTCTCTTAATTTTTCTCTCTTTTACCTCAAACGTAACAGGACACTATGCCATTTTTGCTGCAGAGATCAGTAAAGGAAACTGGACGCAGGTGGCAGTGGTTGGTGCATGGATATTCCTTTTCTTTTTCGGAAGTTTTGTAGCGAACTTCTTCGTTATTAATTTTAATAAAAAAAGTAAATACTTTGCCCATGCGATGCCTATTGTGCTGGAAATTATGTGTTTGCTTTTTGTAGGGATCTACGGACAGGTTTTCTACAGGAAAACAGTAGAAGAAACAGAGTATCTGGTTGCCCTTATGCTTTTTGCAACCGGTTTACAGAATGGGTTAACGGCAAGTATTTCCAATTTCTCGGTAAAGACAACACACCTTACCGGTACCACTACCGACCTTGGAATCCTGGCGTCTATGTTTACCCAAAAAAAGTACAGGAGAAATCCGGAACTGATTGCAAGGGCAAAACTGCTTTCGAGTATCATGCTGGCTTATGTCTTAGGAGCTGTGTTCTCAGGATTAACCTATTATTATCTGGAATTCAGAGTGTTTTATGTAATCAGTATATGTTTATTAGTAGTTATTGGGTATGATTTCTATACGATCCATGTCCGCCACTTTAACACGCGGTACAGATACAGTAAGATCTATAAAAAGCCCAGCCTTCTGGCCAACCTGTATGATAAGATCCATGGAAAATCTAAAACCAAAGAAAAAAGAAGACTTGTATTTGATGATTAA
- a CDS encoding response regulator transcription factor, which produces MKKIILIEDETSVVSFIKKGLQEKGYEISVAFDGRTGVQLVEANDFDLVILDIMLPEMNGLDVCKEIRKTNQHVPILFLTALGTSENIVLGLESGGDDYLVKPFKFIELVARVKSLLRRSVNNTATQEAVEPDADSEYIYQVSDLIVNDYTKKVTRAGEEVSLTSTEYKLLMYFLNNTEKVISRAEILDAVWGVNYELGTNVVDVYVNYLRKKLDNQDDQKLIHTVIGMGYVLKKP; this is translated from the coding sequence ATGAAAAAAATTATTCTGATCGAAGACGAAACCAGTGTAGTATCTTTTATAAAAAAGGGACTTCAGGAAAAAGGCTATGAGATTTCTGTAGCTTTTGACGGACGTACAGGAGTACAGCTGGTAGAAGCCAATGATTTTGATCTGGTAATTTTGGATATTATGCTGCCCGAAATGAATGGGCTTGATGTCTGTAAGGAAATAAGAAAGACCAATCAGCATGTTCCTATTCTTTTTCTGACTGCATTGGGAACCTCCGAGAATATTGTCCTTGGCCTGGAGAGTGGCGGAGATGATTATCTGGTAAAACCTTTTAAATTTATAGAACTGGTTGCCCGGGTAAAATCCCTGCTGAGAAGAAGCGTTAATAATACCGCGACCCAAGAAGCGGTAGAACCGGATGCGGATAGTGAATATATTTATCAGGTTTCCGATCTGATCGTGAATGATTATACTAAAAAGGTAACCCGTGCAGGAGAAGAAGTTTCCCTTACTTCCACAGAATATAAGTTGTTGATGTATTTTCTGAATAATACGGAAAAAGTAATTTCCCGGGCAGAAATTCTGGACGCCGTGTGGGGCGTGAACTATGAGCTGGGGACCAATGTGGTAGATGTATACGTTAATTATCTTAGGAAAAAGCTCGACAACCAGGATGATCAAAAGCTGATTCACACGGTAATCGGGATGGGATATGTTTTAAAAAAACCTTAG
- the mutL gene encoding DNA mismatch repair endonuclease MutL, protein MSDIIQLLPDHVANQIAAGEVVQRPASIVKELLENAIDAEASKIELIVRDAGKNLIQVVDDGKGMSETDARMAFERHATSKIRGTEDIFRIATKGFRGEALASIAAVSQVELRTKQKDAKIGTNIYIEGGVFQFQDPVQTSEGSNFLVKNLFFNVPARRKFLKNNNIEFRHVIDEFQRVALAHENLEFSLFHDDEPVFRLRKGSQMQRIVDIFGRKLQPQLIPIKEDIIWCKLHGFVAKPEGAKKTRGEQFIFVNGRFFKSPYFNKAVQEAFEGLLLPGYIPTFFLFLELDPEKIDVNIHPQKTEVKFEDEHLIFALIRSTIKRSLGIYNVAPSLDFEKDPQLDELMQKTFPGKTNSGGVIKMPEIVVDKDYNPFLEERGVRQAEIQNLAEMYHQNISAEPSKINLFEDEDFDEDLMRLPNGYWLFNKGDRTLMLDLGRMHRLFVSENNKPTKKGTINSHALLFSLEYHMNEIEKTKYKSIKKYLPELGFDMKVAHESVLRIDAVPEGLKETQVMKFLEDLFEILDYKTDEEFNQYYQNQWTKMQSKSRFDFIYKKDAEQLIKNFTALGFPEFLPNGKRCFYEVPFNDFKNKF, encoded by the coding sequence ATGTCAGATATTATTCAGCTTTTACCGGATCATGTAGCCAACCAAATTGCGGCGGGAGAAGTGGTGCAGAGACCTGCGTCCATTGTGAAAGAATTATTGGAGAATGCTATCGATGCAGAGGCTTCTAAAATTGAACTGATCGTAAGGGACGCCGGAAAAAATCTGATACAAGTTGTTGATGATGGAAAAGGAATGTCCGAAACGGATGCCAGAATGGCGTTTGAAAGACATGCTACTTCAAAAATCAGAGGGACGGAAGATATTTTCAGAATTGCGACAAAGGGATTTCGTGGAGAAGCATTAGCTTCTATTGCAGCTGTATCTCAGGTAGAACTCAGAACCAAACAAAAAGATGCCAAAATAGGAACCAATATTTACATTGAAGGTGGAGTTTTCCAGTTTCAGGATCCTGTGCAAACTTCAGAAGGCTCTAATTTTTTGGTGAAAAATCTTTTCTTTAATGTTCCTGCAAGAAGAAAATTTCTTAAAAATAATAATATTGAATTCAGGCATGTTATTGATGAATTCCAAAGAGTTGCTTTGGCCCATGAAAATTTGGAATTTTCATTATTCCATGATGATGAACCGGTTTTCCGCTTAAGAAAAGGAAGCCAGATGCAGAGGATCGTAGATATCTTCGGACGAAAGTTGCAACCACAGCTTATTCCGATCAAGGAAGATATTATATGGTGTAAACTGCACGGTTTTGTTGCCAAGCCTGAAGGGGCAAAAAAGACAAGAGGGGAACAATTTATTTTTGTCAACGGAAGATTCTTTAAGAGTCCTTATTTTAATAAAGCGGTTCAGGAAGCATTCGAAGGACTGCTTTTGCCTGGCTATATTCCTACCTTCTTTCTCTTTTTAGAGTTGGATCCCGAAAAAATAGACGTTAATATTCATCCGCAAAAGACAGAAGTGAAATTTGAGGATGAGCATCTTATTTTTGCACTTATCCGTTCTACAATAAAAAGATCTCTCGGAATTTACAATGTGGCTCCAAGTCTTGATTTTGAGAAAGACCCACAGCTGGATGAGCTGATGCAAAAAACTTTTCCTGGAAAGACAAATAGCGGAGGGGTTATAAAGATGCCGGAAATTGTAGTCGATAAGGATTATAATCCGTTTTTGGAAGAAAGAGGTGTAAGACAGGCTGAAATTCAGAATCTTGCAGAAATGTACCATCAGAATATATCTGCGGAACCTTCCAAAATAAACCTTTTTGAGGATGAAGATTTTGATGAAGATCTGATGAGGCTTCCCAACGGGTATTGGCTGTTCAATAAAGGGGACAGAACCCTGATGCTTGATCTGGGAAGAATGCACAGGCTTTTTGTTTCAGAAAATAATAAGCCGACAAAAAAAGGAACCATAAACAGTCACGCGCTTCTTTTCTCTTTAGAGTATCATATGAACGAGATTGAGAAAACAAAATATAAATCAATCAAAAAATATCTTCCTGAGCTGGGATTCGACATGAAAGTGGCCCACGAAAGTGTATTGAGGATAGATGCGGTGCCTGAGGGGTTAAAAGAGACTCAGGTTATGAAGTTCCTTGAAGACCTGTTTGAGATCCTGGATTATAAAACAGATGAGGAATTCAACCAGTATTATCAGAATCAATGGACGAAGATGCAGTCTAAATCCAGATTTGACTTTATTTATAAAAAGGATGCTGAACAATTGATCAAGAACTTTACGGCATTAGGTTTTCCTGAGTTTTTACCTAACGGGAAACGATGTTTTTATGAAGTTCCTTTCAATGATTTTAAAAACAAATTTTAA